A genomic window from Dama dama isolate Ldn47 chromosome 6, ASM3311817v1, whole genome shotgun sequence includes:
- the GRK4 gene encoding G protein-coupled receptor kinase 4: MLRLPPVSQCSELRQSLEKDYSSLCDKQPIGRLLFRQFCDTKEDLKKRIEFLDAVAEYEVAADEDRRRCGLLALDTFFRGKGSPAPLPEIPEDVVFRCRQRLWEDPSKDVFEECTRIVHDHLSEEAFEEYQESAYFSRFLQWKWLERQPVTKSTFRHYRVLGKGGFGEVCACQVRATGKMYACKKLEKKRIKRRKGEAMALNEKRILEKVHSRFVVSLCYTYQTRKSLCLVLTIMNGGDLKFHIYNLGDPGFEEQRAIFYAAELCCGLEDLQRERIVYRDLKPENILLDDHGHIRISDLGLALEVPEGEKINGRVGTLGYMAPEVISSESYTFSPDWWGLGCLIYEMIEGRSPFKKYKEKVKREEVERRVKREAEQYSEKFSEDARSICSMLLTKDPKQRLGCRGEGAAEVKGHPVFRDINFRRLEAHMLDPPFHPDPQAVYCKDILDIEQFSAVRGIHLDSTDSGFYSEFVTGCVSIPWQNEMIESECFKDINEIENEPVLEPDEKTDQQVPRPQKRGFFYRLFSRGGCFNARSSKKKLASSRR; this comes from the exons AGAAGGATTACAGCAGCCTCTGTGACAAGCAGCCAATCGGAAGACTTCTCTTCAGGCAGTTCTGTGACACGAAAGAAGATCTGAAGAAGCGGATTGAGTTCCTGGATGCAGTG GCAGAATATGAAGTGGCCGCTGATGAGGACCGAAGACGCTGTGGGCTCCTGGCCTTGGACACATTCTTCAGGGGAAAG GGTTCACCAGCCCCTCTACCAGAAATACCTGAAGACGTGGTGTTCAGGTGCAGGCAGAGGCTGTGGGAGGACCCATCCAAAGACGTCTTCGAGGAGTGCACCAG AATTGTCCATGACCATTTAAGTGAAGAAGCATTTGAAGAATACCAAGAAAGTGCATATTTTTCTCGATTTTTACAGTGGAAATGGCTGGAAAG GCAACCAGTGACAAAGAGCACGTTTAGGCACTACAGAGTCCTGGGGAAAGGTGGGTTTGGAGAG GTTTGTGCCTGTCAAGTGCGAGCTACAGGAAAAATGTACGCCTGTAAGAAGCTAGAGAAGAAAAggataaagagaaggaaaggggaggCCATGGCCCTAAACGAGAAAAGGATCCTAGAGAAAGTACACAGTAGGTTTGTA GTTAGTCTATGTTACACATACCAAACCAGAAAGTCCTTGTGCTTGGTGCTAACCATCATGAACGGAGGGGACCTGAAGTTTCACATTTACAACCTGGGCGACCCCGGCTTCGAGGAGCAGAGAGCCATCTTCTACGCGGCCGAGCTGTGCTGTGGCCTGGAGGATTTGCAGCGGGAGCGCATCGTATACAG GGACTTAAAGCCCGAGAACATTCTCCTCGATGATCACG GACACATCCGGATTTCAGATCTTGGTTTGGCCTTGGAGGTCCCAGAAGGGGAGAAGATCAATGGAAGAGTTGGAACACTGGGCTACATGG CTCCAGAAGTTATCAGCTCCGAGAGCTACACATTCAGTCCCGATTGGTGGGGGCTCGGCTGTCTGATATACGAGATGATTGAGGGCCGTTCTCCAttcaaaaaatacaaagagaaggtCAAGCGTGAGGAGGTGGAGCGGAGAGTGAAGCGAGAGGCGGAGCAGTACTCTGAGAAGTTCTCCGAGGACGCCAGGTCCATCTGCAGCATG TTACTCACCAAGGATCCTAAGCAGCGCCTGGGCTGCAGGGGCGAAGGGGCGGCTGAAGTCAAGGGACATCCTGTGTTCAGGGACATCAACTTCAGGCGACTGGAGGCCCACATGTTAGACCCGCCTTTCCACCCTGAT CCACAGGCGGTTTACTGCAAGGACATCTTGGACATCGAGCAGTTCTCCGCGGTGCGGGGCATCCACCTGGACAGCACCGACAGCGGCTTCTACAGCGAGTTCGTCACGGGCTGTGTCTCCATCCCCTGGCAGAATGAG ATGATTGAGTCTGAGTGTTTCAAGGacatcaatgaaattgaaaacgaGCCAGTTTTAGAGCCAGATGAGAAGACAGACCAGCAAGTTCCCAGGCCTCAGAAGAGAGGCTTCTTCTACAGACTCTTCTCTAGAGGG GGCTGCTTCAACGCGCGCTCCAGCAAGAAGAAGCTGGCGTCCTCCAGACGGTGA